One stretch of Labrenzia sp. CE80 DNA includes these proteins:
- a CDS encoding PspA/IM30 family protein, whose translation MFKMISTLIRSQSHDTAEAFTDANAISILRQQLRDAAEGLAQAKKAVAVVIAYQAREMKHAERLSSQLSDLEERALDAIRQEREELAGEAAAAMADTEAELASTEKALAHYREEISELREQVSLSEQRLRNLQRGKQIADATERTQKLRGTMPTGVHASLREAETTLERLQSRQRHAEEVEFALLELNKNSSASSTVSRLAAAGCGDPLKTDVSRILERLRCKIS comes from the coding sequence ATGTTCAAGATGATTAGCACTCTAATTCGAAGCCAGAGCCATGACACAGCTGAAGCATTCACAGATGCAAATGCTATCTCAATTTTACGTCAGCAGTTGAGGGATGCTGCTGAAGGGCTTGCGCAAGCCAAGAAGGCCGTCGCTGTGGTTATTGCCTATCAGGCTCGCGAAATGAAACACGCCGAACGGCTTTCTTCTCAGCTGTCAGACCTTGAGGAACGCGCGCTCGATGCCATCCGCCAAGAGCGAGAAGAATTGGCGGGCGAGGCAGCGGCTGCAATGGCGGACACTGAAGCGGAACTGGCCTCTACCGAAAAGGCGCTTGCCCATTACCGAGAAGAGATTAGTGAGTTGCGCGAACAAGTCAGCCTCTCGGAGCAGCGGCTGCGGAATCTGCAACGCGGGAAACAGATAGCCGACGCGACTGAAAGAACGCAAAAGCTACGCGGTACTATGCCTACTGGTGTCCATGCCAGCCTGCGCGAGGCAGAAACTACTCTGGAGCGTCTGCAGAGCCGACAGCGTCATGCGGAAGAGGTCGAGTTTGCATTGCTCGAACTAAATAAAAACTCCAGTGCCAGTTCTACCGTGTCTCGGCTCGCAGCAGCGGGCTGCGGGGACCCGCTCAAAACGGATGTATCAAGAATTCTTGAACGTTTGCGTTGTAAGATTAGCTAA
- a CDS encoding YiaA/YiaB family inner membrane protein, with amino-acid sequence MPNYKPKMSNAWNLFTYFNFGVAVLMMGIGIWSLEASFSAKGFYAMAALMLVYSTASITKAVRDTEESDKIYNKIEDARTERLLSEVSAKDSI; translated from the coding sequence ATGCCTAACTATAAACCCAAGATGTCGAATGCCTGGAACCTTTTCACCTACTTCAACTTCGGCGTCGCCGTGTTGATGATGGGAATTGGAATTTGGTCCTTGGAAGCGAGCTTCTCGGCAAAGGGATTCTATGCCATGGCTGCTCTGATGTTAGTCTACTCAACGGCTTCGATTACGAAAGCAGTTCGTGACACTGAGGAATCAGACAAAATCTACAACAAGATCGAAGATGCACGCACTGAGCGCCTTCTGTCAGAAGTCTCTGCGAAGGATAGCATCTAG
- a CDS encoding DUF4105 domain-containing protein, whose amino-acid sequence MSRFLKILFHICFALIVLGGVAWSVTALRFHLDGPAFWAALAVLAAAVLGSVWLRFRSRRLSWLVLVVSGLVVAVWYQTITPQQDRDWAMDVSRGVKARVAGDQVTLSDIRDFNWISAQDADPRWISRSYDLSKLETVDMITSVWDSPDIAHLLVSFGFLGGDHIVFSAEIRREANESFNEIGGFFRQFELVLIGATERDIVKLRTNYRGEDVSVYPVELSPEQRRTMFLSFVDLAQDLEERPKFYNTLTANCTTVVYQLAKTLQPDLPLDWRVVMSGHLPEYMDSLGVLGGDGTVATRRSSAQISKVAQQLPAGADYSDWIRQR is encoded by the coding sequence GTGTCCCGATTTTTGAAAATTCTGTTTCACATCTGTTTTGCGTTGATTGTGTTGGGGGGCGTGGCCTGGTCCGTTACGGCTCTGCGGTTTCACCTTGACGGACCGGCCTTTTGGGCGGCACTCGCAGTGCTGGCGGCCGCAGTCCTTGGCTCCGTTTGGCTTAGGTTCCGCTCCCGTCGTTTGTCCTGGCTGGTGCTCGTCGTGTCAGGCCTCGTCGTTGCAGTCTGGTATCAAACGATTACGCCTCAGCAAGACCGGGACTGGGCCATGGATGTCTCGCGCGGCGTGAAGGCCCGCGTGGCAGGAGATCAGGTGACGCTCTCCGATATCAGGGATTTCAACTGGATCTCCGCGCAGGATGCGGACCCACGCTGGATCTCCCGCAGCTACGATCTGTCGAAGCTTGAAACCGTCGACATGATCACGTCAGTCTGGGATAGCCCGGATATCGCGCATCTCCTGGTCAGCTTTGGCTTTTTGGGCGGCGACCACATCGTGTTTTCCGCAGAGATCCGCCGTGAGGCCAATGAGAGCTTCAACGAGATTGGCGGTTTCTTTCGTCAATTCGAATTGGTGCTGATCGGTGCGACGGAACGGGATATCGTCAAACTGCGAACCAATTATCGCGGGGAAGACGTTAGCGTCTACCCGGTCGAGCTTTCACCCGAACAACGCCGGACGATGTTCCTGTCCTTTGTCGATCTGGCCCAGGATCTGGAAGAGCGCCCCAAATTCTACAACACGTTGACCGCCAACTGTACAACCGTCGTTTATCAGCTGGCTAAGACATTGCAGCCGGACCTGCCACTGGACTGGCGTGTGGTCATGTCGGGGCATCTGCCCGAGTACATGGACAGCCTAGGAGTTCTGGGCGGAGACGGGACAGTTGCAACACGCAGGTCGTCGGCGCAAATCTCGAAAGTCGCGCAGCAATTGCCGGCCGGAGCGGATTACTCCGATTGGATTCGGCAGCGTTGA
- a CDS encoding DinB family protein codes for MIDPKLYQTMAVYNGWMTDKLYVTCAQINDAERKADKGAFFKSIHSTLNHILFADRAWMTRFSSQVYEHKGMGVDIYSCFEDLRTAHLEMAGDIEAWANDLSPQWLACDLTWTSSDGTRTTTRPSWVLVTHMFNHQTHHRGQIGTLLSQMGHDIGVTDLPFMPTFTAN; via the coding sequence ATGATTGATCCGAAACTCTACCAGACCATGGCCGTCTACAACGGCTGGATGACCGACAAGCTCTATGTCACCTGCGCGCAGATCAACGATGCGGAACGCAAGGCGGACAAGGGAGCGTTTTTCAAGTCGATTCACTCGACGCTGAACCACATCCTCTTTGCCGATCGCGCCTGGATGACCCGCTTTTCAAGCCAAGTCTACGAACACAAGGGCATGGGCGTCGACATCTATTCATGCTTCGAGGACCTCCGCACGGCCCATCTGGAGATGGCCGGAGATATCGAAGCCTGGGCCAACGATCTTTCGCCCCAATGGCTCGCATGCGATTTGACCTGGACCAGCAGCGATGGCACGCGCACCACCACGCGTCCAAGCTGGGTGCTCGTCACGCATATGTTCAATCATCAGACACATCACCGCGGCCAGATCGGCACCCTGCTCTCCCAGATGGGACACGACATAGGCGTCACCGATTTGCCATTCATGCCGACTTTCACAGCCAATTGA